CCGAGAATTGTTCTGTTCGTGCGCCATAGTGCTTTTAAGAAAGTCGACTTTTTTTGCCTTCCTTTGGCGTTCGATCGTTGCTCTTGTATTCACGATCATACATTTTGAAAGCTCTACGGCAGCTTCCCGCGACAGCTAACCATTCTCAGCGTTATTGTCCAGACAAGCTTGCTCTAAGGTGATATTAGCTTTCATTCGCTGTCCTCTAGTCTAGTTCTATAAATTAACAAAATTAGCTCTGTGCAAAACGAAACTATGACACACGCAGTACCAAATGCTTCACGTGCGTACTCACTCGTCCAGGCGTCGCTCATGTCGAGGCCCGAGCCCCAGTACATCCACATCTGGACGCAGATGAACGGAGACGAGCAGATGATGTAGAAGCTGATCACCACCACGGTAATCTTGACCGTCTTTATCTTGGCCCTGGACAAGCCGCGAGCTGAGGAGTGACTGCGCGGCACCAAGGGACCCCGCACGTACGAAGACGAGTCGTTGCCGGAGGAGGAGGCGCCACCCTGCGGACTCTTGAAGCGGTACGCCTTGCCGCGCCCTTCGACGTCCGAGCTCTTTCGCTTCAGGTACAGGTTCTGCCAGATGGCGCGGCAAATGCAGACGTACGTGAAGACGAGCACCAGGAGCGGGATGAAGAAGACGCTCACGGCGTACCACGTGACGTAGGCGCGCAGGCCCCATGGTTCGATGTAGGTGCCCCAGCAGTCATACACGCCCGGCGCCACCTCCTGGTAGCTGAACACGAACAGCTGAGGCACGCAGCAGAGCAGCGATACAGCCCATGCCAGCGACACCAGCAGCTTGGACTTGGTCGGCGTCCAGGAGCAGTTGGAGAGCGGGAAGCAGATGGCCTGGTACCGGTCCACGGCCGTCACCACGAGCACGTACGAAGAGAGGTAAGGGCCCAGGATCTGACCATACTTGACGCACTTGCAGAAGAAGTTGCCGCCCTGAAAGCGGTACGTGGCGTCCCAGCCGAGCTGAGGTAGCACCGTGAAAAACGCGGTGGTCAGGTCGGAGACGCACAGGTGTACCAGGAAGTAGTACATGCGCGTCATCTTAGAACGGCGCGCGTTCAGGGCCACAAGGACGCAAGAGTTTCCGGCCACGGTGAGCGCGAAGATGAAGGTGAGCACGGCGAGCTCGATGAGCGCCAGGGACTCGTCGCGATGCACGGCGTTCTCCAGTTCTGTGATGTTGTCGCTGCCGTTGGCCTCGACAGGCGGTGAACCCGAAGTAGGCTCGAACAGCTCGTGCGCGTCGTCCACGAGATTCATGGTTTTTGCTGTAGAGGATCAACAAAAGGGCAAAGTAAGTCAGCATATTTACTTGAGAATTGGGAATTTCAATCGCAGGAGACTCAGACGTCCGGTATACTCGGTCATAATCTGCAGTAAGAAGAGATGAATTGTGAACAAGCAAAACTGACACTCGCGTCTTAGGCGCGAAATTTGAGAACCACCTGTGCTGTTATCTTCATTTCATGTAAGGTCactaacatccccccccccctttttttttaatgaaaatctCACGCGTTGTTGCGGAGAGTTCTCCACTCTTTGAAGTCACACACATACCAACAAATGTGGGACTTCTTTGACAATTTTAGCTGCTGCAAGTTGTTCCAAGGTCCTTGTTTGTCAAAACTAGTTTTCTTTCTAGTCCGTTCGCACGCACGGTTACGTAGATAATAAACCCTATAAACATTTATGAATACTATAAAATTACCCTGGTCGTCAGCAAGACCTTATTTCTTACCGCGCGCTCCTCCAAGcaacaagggtaccaatgtgggcttgttggttcatcataaactggcatttagcatagcgcgggaagacacacggacaaagaagaagaacgagacgaacacaagcgcttgtgttcgtctcgttcttcttctttgtccgtgtgtcttcccgcgctatgctaaatGCCAGTCCTCCAAGCAGTTCCTAAGAACATTGCAGTGAATGAATGCATATCTGCGTAGAAGACAAAGCAAATTATTTATTCATATTATACCTTGCAGGCCCCGGCGCAGCATTGAGTAGGGGAGGCTACAGTAAAGTGACAGCAAATAAGGCATCTGTGCCTGAAAGTTGCGCTGGAAGCGAAGCGCCTCGTAAAATTTATTGAGGTCAGCCTTACTGTAATTCCTACAGCCTTTATTTTGCGCTCTTCATTCGTCTATTCGATTACCAGAGCATGAAGAACTAGGCTAACAGTTTTACGACGGCGTTTAAACGTAAAAACAAGCAAATTCCGAAGCTTGGGCATACTTGCAGAAACATACGGAAAATAAGAAGACACAGCT
Above is a window of Rhipicephalus sanguineus isolate Rsan-2018 chromosome 3, BIME_Rsan_1.4, whole genome shotgun sequence DNA encoding:
- the LOC119386252 gene encoding oxytocin receptor, with the translated sequence MNLVDDAHELFEPTSGSPPVEANGSDNITELENAVHRDESLALIELAVLTFIFALTVAGNSCVLVALNARRSKMTRMYYFLVHLCVSDLTTAFFTVLPQLGWDATYRFQGGNFFCKCVKYGQILGPYLSSYVLVVTAVDRYQAICFPLSNCSWTPTKSKLLVSLAWAVSLLCCVPQLFVFSYQEVAPGVYDCWGTYIEPWGLRAYVTWYAVSVFFIPLLVLVFTYVCICRAIWQNLYLKRKSSDVEGRGKAYRFKSPQGGASSSGNDSSSYVRGPLVPRSHSSARGLSRAKIKTVKITVVVISFYIICSSPFICVQMWMYWGSGLDMSDAWTNATVTILMLLNSLNSCVNPWIYLFFNRNLVQALRQQVCCCCHQDKTVDGSHPRGAGGLLPEMTTQGTDINTSRQSSPVCSVPRKTLDSIDMGVRRPS